The sequence TATACTTGTACTCCCATGAATCCCAAGCAAGATCACACCATGTATATTGTACATGGTAGAATGAAAACCCTTGGAATCACATGCATCCTAGAATTCACATATTGAATTCGCAAGGATAAGCAAGTTGGCCGTAATAACCGCAGCTCTGCAAGTTAACATATCTAAATGACTAATAAAACATCCAGACCTTACACATTCCATAAATTTGGCATCCATGACAGACGCGGAATGGATGTCGAATCTCTGGCCCTGTAAAACTGAGCAATCGAAAAAATGAAGGCAGCGAAATGAGAGGGAAACAGGAAGtgtataaaatctaaattagGCAAGAGAGGATAAAAGCCTTGTAACTTTCCTAGTCTGTGAAACTGAGCATTCcaaataatatatcaaatccTCATGCCAAGGActcagcaaagaaaaaaatcaaggaaagagATAACACACGAAGATAATTAGTATAATGCATTTAAATTATACGATTCTGCAGTGTTTGTAAGGTTTAGCTTGTGGTCTAGGTTACTGAGGGCCACTTCAGATCTTGGAATATGGGGCAACAAAGAAGATCTTCAAAAATAGCAACCAGTTATGATGAAACTTTCAAGCTTTTAAAAGCTGAAGTAAGCACAGTGAGTTTGCCCGAAGCTCTCTGCTTGTACTCTTTCTCCAAAGCTGCAGTTGCCAAAGATTGCAAGTCTGGACAGTCCTTGTCTTCCTTGTTTCGTCCTTTTGAAAGTTGTGCAATGGCTGACATGCACTGGataacaagaataataaattcCTTGTTAGTCACACAGTTTAGAAACCATGTCAAAGGCAGAAAACTGAAAACATAGACTCCTAATGATAATAAAGCTAGCACATGACTTATATAAACATCCGAGGAAGGTGAAAATagaacctaataaaaaaatttcaatgccAGCATCACCTAATACATGTAACTACATTCTGAAGTGAAATATTTGCACATGCATGCATACACATTAAGGAAGAGGATGAGGTAGCTCACCAAACAAATACCAAAAAGCGCCCTGGTATTCTTGCCCCCAGTCAAATCTATGGTGGAAGAATAATATTTCCTTGCTGTCTGAAGGTTTTCGAGTCCACCAAGAGTGTAAAGCACCTGTTGATTCAGGAAAGCAAAGGCAATTTAGTACTCATCATAAAAGAAGTCATTATATGAATTGATCTGTTGCTACTCTTGCACAAATGCTAAATGATAGATTGGAACTGTAGGTGTGGATGAtataaccaaaataaataagttaCTCACATCAGCATATGCTAAATGAAAGAGTGGAACCGTGGGTTGAGATAATATTAGCTCCTCATAGCAGAAAGCTGCTTGCTTGTACCTGATTTATCAAGGCAGAAACAGGGCTTAAGCTACTGATAAATAATACAGCAGCAACTGGTAGTCATTTGGTAGATAGTAGCTTTcctaaaatataatatgaaaaaggaaaattcCTCACATTTGCAAGGAGACATATATCTCAGCAAGTTCTCTCCAGGCATCATGATCAGCCATAAATCTAACGAAAGCAAAGAGGAAATTCAGTCCCATGTTAAACTAATATCATCAAAACTGCAAGAAAGGAGGTTTGTGCCTCACGTTTCTAGATACTTATTGAGCCATTCGATTGCCCCTGACAAATTGCCTTGTGCCTTTGCCAAAGCTACCCTTCTCTTGTGTACTACCTacataagaaaaatgaaagtagcttgatttttaacatcagtttttgttaattaacaacaattataattcacggTTCAGAAAGACAGTAAAATGAGGCTTTACAAGGAATTTTAATTTCGAGAAAACTTGGATACAAAAATTTACCTGATCAAAAGGATTGTCCTCTAAAAGGCTTGAGTATGCCTTTTCAGCCTCTCCCCAAGATCCCTTTGCTTCAAGTAACAGTGCCTCCAGCCTGCCTGTGATTTGTGTCAAAACAGAAAACCATGCCACACATGTTaatattcaagtaaaaaaattccTTAAGATTActgttgaaaaacaaaagaaggaaatattcatattgttaaattttaatcagCCAAACATGGCAAAGCCcaccaataaaaatttataaatataacagCCTGAACCAAAAGTCATTGAAGTATATAAGATCTTTTGGCCCTAATCAGCAACACAGGCCAATTCAACTAAAGGACAATAAGCATCACACCAGCGAAAGGTCACCCCCCCTTCCTAATCCCACACTATGCAAATCTTATATAAGGACCTCTATCATTTGAACCAGAAACAAATCCAGCCCTCTCCATTTCTCAACTCTTGAGCAAACACCTAAAGACACAAGAAGGAATGTGTGTGGTCATAGTATTAACATTTAGATATCATATTTGAAGTCCAGTACCTCATTATCCACACTATcactaaagaaaaaacaagctgCCAGCTCACCTTATagaacaatttaaaaatgagGATGTGATCTTCGAATTTCTTAATGAAGAGCTATTAAATGGTAGGAAAATTGCCTAGTAGGGTTATGCATTGCATGCAATTGAACAATCATGAACAAAAAGAAGACCAAAATTATCATTAGTTCCCATGCACACTCATAAACACACTGAATCACACTTTAATGGTTGGTCATATGGTATTTTTAACTTACCAACTCTTTTGCTCTCTGGAAATTTCTTCCGCAACACATTTACACAGTCCTGCAAAAGATTGCAGATTTAAAATTGCATCAACTTCAAAACAGAGAATCTCATACCACCCAGCTACAGTAACCAGCAAATGCATATGAGTTGAGTTGAGTCAAATAAGCTCAAATACACCTATGGATGCAAGACTCAAGTATATAACAGTTGTCTTGAAAGGCAATGcacaaaagagagaagagagaaaacatAAAGAGAAACAAGAGAAAAGAATGAAGTTTCAAGGATAGATAGCCTTGGCAGCAATATGTACAAAAATCTCTCTTTACTCAATTTACCTCAACATTCTAAATTAGAAtgttcagaaaaataaaatctattatgatgaagtttcaatttgattagaaaaaaattagcatGCCCCATAGTCAAGTAAGAAAATAGACAGTTCAGGAAAGGCAaacatcaataataaaaaaaccagggGCAAGATAATTTGATGAATAATGTGATACAAATGAACATTCTAAGCACATTTTGTTATGGGCCAAGGGCTAAGAAAGAATAGAAGCAAAGATAAagtctaaaataataaaaataaataaaatacataaaatcatTCTGGAACCAGATAAATACCAACTGTGAGCCGACATTCAGAAAATCACATATCACCAAACTAAATCTATTGCCAGCATGaaatatcaattaaatcacAGGTGAACTACAATCTGTGCAAAATATTACTTCACCGGCAATCAGAACACAGGGTTTCATGCTATACTTAATGTCAAAAGAACTAAGAAGTATGGTGGGGCATggatatgaattttatttctttgaactAATGACATCTCAAGGAATGAGGACATATCATCTAAATGAACAACCAGCATCATTTGCGATAGCTTCTACTGAGTGCCTAGGTGAGCTTATGAACTATAAGAACAATAAAAGGTGTGAGACAAGTCTCAGATGTTAAAAATCCATATATAACAAGTATATTAACTATTCTTGATCTACATAAATTAGTTCTTTAATGATGAGTAGAAACATCAGCTAAAGCACCTAAAGTGACAGAGATTTGaaactcaaatccaaaaaacattGAGCTGCAATGAAACGACTGTTACCTTTGCAACCTCAAGAGATTGACAGTCCATAGCAGCAATTGCAACCTCTTCATATAGAGTCCATTCTACATCAAAAAAGAAGTAACAATAAATCAGTATAAGAATATAATCAAGTCAAAGTAATTCATAAAAATGGGAGCTTAAATCATCGAAACAGCCAGCACAAAGTGTGTGTCTGCAAT is a genomic window of Populus alba chromosome 5, ASM523922v2, whole genome shotgun sequence containing:
- the LOC118051355 gene encoding uncharacterized protein, yielding MVTKSEETELNRLESQVDNGGGGAWEYLCLVRKLKVRRSDKVLKHGLSILNDSKKRSSLGSEEWTLYEEVAIAAMDCQSLEVAKDCVNVLRKKFPESKRVGRLEALLLEAKGSWGEAEKAYSSLLEDNPFDQVVHKRRVALAKAQGNLSGAIEWLNKYLETFMADHDAWRELAEIYVSLQMYKQAAFCYEELILSQPTVPLFHLAYADVLYTLGGLENLQTARKYYSSTIDLTGGKNTRALFGICLCMSAIAQLSKGRNKEDKDCPDLQSLATAALEKEYKQRASGKLTVLTSAFKSLKVSS